A single Anopheles maculipalpis chromosome 3RL, idAnoMacuDA_375_x, whole genome shotgun sequence DNA region contains:
- the LOC126561737 gene encoding uncharacterized protein LOC126561737, with product MAKLLAYYNLCPINNVDDFLGLSRDVDPGCVINTLGRNIILVVKLSNQRQIRSWTVLDRLSSKVVYDFRSERYVGVFGGKYIRCWSQDQNDINTVKKVKLYRSVLDLFSLANGQTLLLYADGSCESLESALETRKQNKANVNDERMAAVNVDTKTHTIRDVQVLVLDNGTPLLTYFVRKEDDGSLELNYALLNPSDLKLQKGFEKIALQRIGDDIKLASSCIVDGSDGPSLLTIWSDSRIFNLQLSLGQSPKREEGVGNFIEMVQTLNVKQPLSMTCIGKDYVAFYANNKNQDGAILVLFNVQFKVFQAKQFFKVYFVSSRFWVVESNILLAFGQMLAVVPFKISKKQLSDMIGSQATFDLTNTVDDESINEECEFLDTYSFSESLTEKAKQCGLFDESSKSDEEDEETITNVPGLKRLYSADEFDEALRAAYRQSMAVNVIECDWLPEDTVQIKLFNNADYSLGPLILSEKFEIILEELERCGYSEVEITDRIVPVLVDGKLTEDLAKCLKRYSVISERTIVKALKYALSLPVPAYDEESSERPEIVEVPKKLESELPNQDIIVTAQANHPSHRDLLNVVLSCSFNRKPMTQYIRKELDFSIVTVLMQHLEDLLLDPMATLSETLHNGDTFDSDEQVVGWIMVLLDSHYQQFILSTEDTVREQLQRMLDIVNRHVGLLRELQTLAPSLRRMLERKTSKTARDPSQWYNVETITLY from the exons ATGGCAAAATTACTCGCTTATTATAATCTGTGTCCCATTAACAATGTTGACGACTTTCTTGGCTTGTCTCGGGATGTTGATCCTGGCTGTGTTATCAACACGCTTGGTAGAAATATCATACTGGTGGTGAAG ctGAGTAATCAGCGACAAATCCGTAGCTGGACCGTACTCGACCGGCTCAGCAGCAAGGTGGTGTACGATTTTCGTTCCGAACGCTACGTGGGTGTTTTCGGTGGGAAATACATACGGTGCTGGAGTCAAGATCAGAACGATATCAACACGGTAAAGAAGGTGAAGCTGTATCGTTCCGTCCTTGATCTGTTCTCACTTGCAAACGGCCAAACACTACTACTTTACGCCGATGGGAGCTGTGAATCGCTCGAGAGTGCACTGGaaacaagaaagcaaaacaaagcgaatGTGAACGATGAAAGAATGGCTGCCGTGAACGTCGATACCAAAACGCACACAATCCGTGACGTGCAAGTACTGGTGCTGGATAATGGAACACCGCTGTTGACGTACTTTGTGCGGAAGGAGGACGACGGTTCGCTCGAGCTCAACTATGCACTGCTCAATCCTTCCGATTTAAAGCTTCAGAAAGGGTTCGAAAAGATAGCATTGCAGAGGATCGGCGATGATATCAAGCTCGCCAGCAGTTGTATCGTGGATGGAAGCGATGGACCTTCACTTCTAACCATTT gGTCTGACAGTCGGATCTTCAACCTGCAGCTCTCCCTCGGCCAATCGCCTAAGCGTGAGGAGGGTGTTGGCAATTTTATCGAAATGGTACAAACGCTCAACGTGAAGCAACCACTTTCGATGACCTGCATCGGCAAAGACTACGTTGCGTTCtatgcaaacaacaaaaatcaggACGGCGCGATTTTGGTCCTTTTCAACGTACAGTTCAAAGTGTTTCAAGCGAAACAATTCTTCAAGGTGTACTTTGTGTCGTCCCGCTTCTGGGTGGTGGAAAGCAACATTCTACTCGCCTTCGGGCAGATGCTTGCGGTGGTGCCGTTTAAAATAAGCAAGAAGCAACTGTCGGACATGATTGGCAGCCAGGCAACGTTCGATCTAACGAACACGGTCGATGACGAAAGCATAAACGAGGAGTGTGAATTTTTGGACACATACTCGTTTAGCGAAAGTTTGACCGAAAAGGCAAAGCAATGTGGTTTGTTTGATGAGAGCAGCAAAAGCGACGAGGAAGATGAGGAAACGATTACAAACGTGCCTGGCTTGAAACGGTTGTACAGTGCTGATGAGTTTGATGAAGCACTTCGTGCGGCTTATCGTCAATCAATGGCAGTGAATGTGATTGAATGTGACTGGCTGCCTGAGGATACGGTGCAGATAAAGCTGTTCAACAATGCAGACTACTCGCTGGGACCGTTAATTTTGagtgaaaaatttgaaatcattCTAGAAGAGCTCGAACGTTGCGGTTACTCAGAGGTGGAAATTACTGACCGAATCGTGCCGGTGCTAGTAGACGGAAAACTTACCGAGGACCTTGCCAAGTGTCTCAAACGATACTCAGTCATCTCGGAACGAACCATCGTTAAAGCGTTAAAGTACGCGTTATCTTTACCCGTGCCAGCGTACGATGAAGAATCTTCGGAACGACCGGAAATCGTTGAAGTTCCAAAAAAACTGGAATCGGAACTACCAAATCAAGACATCATCGTTACAGCACAGGCCAACCATCCGTCGCATCGCGATCTGCTAAATGTGGTACTTTCCTGTAGCTTCAACCGCAAACCGATGACTCAGTACATCCGGAAGGAGCTAGATTTTAGCATCGTTACGGTACTGATGCAACATCTCGAGGATCTACTACTCGATCCGATGGCAACCTTGAGCGAAACGCTCCACAATGGAGATACGTTCGATAGCGATGAGCAGGTGGTTGGATGGATTATGGTGCTGCTCGATTCTCACTACCAGCAGTTTATACTTTCGACGGAAGATACCGTGCGCGAACAGTTGCAGCGGATGCTGGACATTGTCAACAGGCATGTTGGATTGTTGAGAGAGCTGCAAACACTAGCACCATCGCTGCGGCGCATGTTAGAACGTAAAACGAGCAAAACTGCACGTGATCCTAGCCAGTGGTACAACGTGGAAACGATTACACTCTACTAG
- the LOC126563173 gene encoding UPF0389 protein CG9231, giving the protein MNYLRTACEIARTSAGVTRSVTLPRSRSTTARTLCSQIDQKPQQPKAATAGSGGNGSTISTHTHSPNALEKRMLVFAKRYKSIEEVPNFVSQEKMERVRNQVRIKIANYMMIATAIGCIVMVISGKKAQERGESVAKMNLDWHKEYNEKARAEDEAAVAVESKKK; this is encoded by the exons ATGAATTACTTACGCACAGCATGCGAAATTGCACGTACATCGGCTGGTGTAACACGTTCGGTGACGCTGCCAAGATCACGTAGCACAACCGCTCGGACGCTCTGTTCTCAGATCGATCAAAAGCCACAGCAACCGAAAGCTGCTACGGCGGGATCAGGTGGCAATGGATCGACCATCAGCACACATACTCACTCACCGAATGCGCTGGAGAAGCGTATGCTGGTGTTTGCGAAACGCTACAAAAGCATCGAGGAAGTTCCTAACTTTGTCAG CCAAGAAAAGATGGAACGTGTACGCAATCAGGTGCGAATCAAGATCGCCAACTACATGATGATTGCGACCGCGATAGGATGCATCGTGATGGTGATCAGCGGCAAGAAGGCACAGGAGCGTGGTGAATCGGTCGCCAAGATGAACCTCGACTGGCACAAGGAGTACAACGAGAAGGCACGCGCCGAGGACGAGGCAGCGGTGGCCGTtgaatcgaagaaaaaataa
- the LOC126563210 gene encoding uncharacterized protein LOC126563210 codes for MVDKLDTDAEQHTVSEYGVLQGDLVFIRNNENLMQAIDQIQQTLAKVNREYEQYANFTLEEKIRFDSLCAFCVNALFWMHEKLLGRPNTVMDDIKSDLDRVREAMKRLETVHDNLTKRPQLDKPAAKRFIRAGLYDGTEKLTDTPPVKKKREK; via the exons ATGGTGGATAAATTAGATACCGACGCTGAACAGCATACGGTGTCCGAATATGGCGTTCTGCAAGGCGACCTCGTGTTTATCCGCAACAACGAAAACCTCATGCAAGCCATCGACCAGATCCAGCAAACACTAGCGAAGGTGAACCGTGAGTACGAGCAATACGCCAACTTTACGTTGGAAGAAAAGATTCGGTTCGATTCGCTATGTGCGTTCTGTGTGAATGCACTATTCTGGATGCACGAGAAACTGCTAGGTCGCCCCAATACGGTCATG GATGACATTAAATCGGATCTCGACCGGGTGCGGGAAGCGATGAAACGATTAGAGACGGTACACGACAATCTAACCAAACGTCCCCAACTAGACAAACCTGCTGCTAAAAGGTTCATCCGGGCAGGGCTGTATGATGGGACCGAGAAGCTTACCGATACACCTCCGGTCAAGAAGAAACGGGAGAAGTAA
- the LOC126562926 gene encoding chymotrypsin-2-like gives MPEDDDTNNRVVGGTDAAPGSAPYQVSLQGLFGHSCGGSIIDRDWILTAAHCVQTTSPKLLKVLVGTNKLNSGGQRYGVEKFFIHSRYSIPAFHNDIALVKLKSTLQYNDLVQPIVYSERELPENATLRLTGWGRLSAIGSIPNNLQTIDLNYVPYEECKRLHDNSPNVDIGHVCTLTKKGEGACNGDSGGPLVYEGKLVGVVNFGVPCAKGFPDAYARVSYYHDWIRTTMANNS, from the exons ATGCCGGAGGATGATGACACGAACAACCGAGTTGTAGGTGGTACCGATGCTGCTCCCGGTTCGGCTCCTTACCAGGTTTCTCTCCAAGGACTATTTGGACATTCGTGCGGTGGTTCCATCATTGACCGAGACTGGATACTTACAGCTGCTCACTGCGTTCAAACGACGAGCCCAAAGTTACTCAAGGTGCTTGTAGGCACCAACAAGCTCAATTCCGGTGGTCAACGGTACggtgtggaaaagtttttcatccACAGTCGCTACAGCATTCCAGCATTCCACAATGATATCGCACTGGTGAAGCTAAAATCGACACTGCAGTACAACGATCTTGTACAGCCAATTGTTTACTCCGAACGGGAACTTCCGGAAAATGCCACATTAAGACTGACTGGCTGGGGACGGCTATCAGCGATCGGATCGATCCCTAATAATCTTCAAACGATTGATTTGAATTACGTGCCGTACGAGGAATGTAAGCGTCTACACGACAACAGCCCGAATGTGGACATTGGACATGTCTGCACATTGACGAAGAAGGGAGAGGGTGCATGTAAC GGCGATTCGGGCGGGCCTCTTGTGTATGAAGGAAAGCTTGTTGGTGTGGTGAACTTTGGTGTACCGTGCGCCAAGGGCTTTCCGGATGCGTATGCCAGAGTGTCATACTATCACGATTGGATTCGAACAACGATGGCTAATAACTCGTAA
- the LOC126563499 gene encoding E3 ubiquitin-protein ligase listerin, with protein sequence MGGKRTKGNTKPSSSGRSAELLGTSVPTLFGFAALDSTSMPVVPGFVQIDANHSVDEMDPNLDDTLQIVLRKMLKKDPTTKKKALVEFTELMSTVELEVVKAVLPFWPRLFVNLSTDAEHRVREATQQAQAAIVARAGKEIAPFLKQLAPAWISSQYDTYGPAASAALNSFNSAFPPAKVSDVFVFCENEILEYYTKNLTVHTAITLSNPKSHTPEECENKYQRVLISSLRGYALYLGRIPPETLKKSVEKNAKLLESPKFWTYHKHKTSAIRAAWFEAISALLQYAPFLVEQHQAQITTSVFQFLDETDPTVVTHVWSSIVLIQANLTGWHTHLNFDKAVFPKLWKLLKSGGAGNAACVYPHMLPLVSGFTREVLGEERLAKFYNLFFESMNEGLQAVQSSRSDVTAISQAYYEAFQYVVLQALRDETMPEAAREDFCMNLLDQHLIGVIAWCITSEAAQGKYVFQSMANLLDHWCQHSATHQLYVVLLETFWERLYGVVKESVHCKDNAASITDSHIELVQNLRRTSHKRVKFAVENPSTDAVDGASCPLTTGDHANRFENQLQLLVYRICQLYIAKISVDRDEGYTMQLVYLVRAFQCRELFVFLAHDSENIKCLFDTFARWLQDVKLQSEYVVELIMILYKYLSAEERLALLNKWIKMSNKTVQSWIILRALSHPLCQEPNIKVFLAQPEVSSNIIECAVGVANGNTKENMILLQKCFFVASNGEILIDPETCRKIIETVTNPVQDASKKDLHDGCISFLAQIMPVICSDSRLTELHRTLFCTLFDFTVHNVVSAELSEDTLWEATTAWQDALSGEDIELDDTLVARCMSTIDDRLCTLVGAEDGTDVLMLLEKLTKITAKLIACATESNKHDKPKRYQQINVMLKQLFQNRMSEVSDQTEELARLAEYIELLQGRLTTKQLKLNTSPTLSREQFVVSMKNALIRALCSVDIVLKLSCKAKLKPTSTKSENTEKMDVDEPPANDDMDVCESNEDENEELWILHTWSELIYEKVLSVIYLATVGDTVLYNTEQLESVVECLILAVQEKLSLLLRNVRSEETSNIKQKLFALANQHGMLWAKCLNTLLVIDQYADGENGPVLLYEDASTVAYNSEELVAYINIVQCLSAKMKPKCLPISPNLFENYFDLMVKLASARCLIENHFSTNYNESNDRKIIGNCLIVLHELITRQTTNKMLLYSCDLAQAEENKIFLDVEVANVLTVVLHHFPSELNIPKWDFIRIALSSWTLSVSKSFLHYRTHNISLFIAALFRLFSGLMQCFAVERKRSTELLTNVIEEWDNVFAKDVNLVLLKAFIGIVNALDCQRKSDEYFIESICSYVEVVDFNHVFKANKVDSKTSLDDLISFALTNIRHWNKRVRYAATAMLKALSIGLVGRDQEQLLKRSESTDQQQQQTGEEPEDNWHLLQRFKLQLDEYHDLLADFVTDFHYKPADVEATQSSAECEKQQKIRSHCLSYLLLWDCILGICAKASSELRSIYTSWIARYEFEELLLPVLFKLMPPEILRNPDSCAVYGQAMFSNLEWNQIKNPSTKLERYACHLYAQTLRHLPVILRRWFNGLNHRYSTIVSKITANSVSSLLCQEEFQALIDRKDRQDNMQIKVHSALRQVMAVYSIDEAKIELHITLPSNFPLGAVTVEGGKQIGGRLQSRQVVMQLSIFLTHQNGSINDGLSLWKRNLDRKFEGVEECYVCYSVIHQDTCQLPKLSCKTCKKKFHGPCLYRWFSTSNKSTCPICRHIF encoded by the exons ATGGGCGGGAAGCGTACGAAAGGTAACACCAAG CCTTCGAGCAGTGGCCGCAGTGCGGAACTGCTCGGTACATCCGTACCGACGCTGTTCGGGTTTGCCGCACTGGACAGCACGAGCATGCCGGTTGTGCCCGGGTTTGTACAAATCGACGCCAATCACAGCGTCGACGAGATGGACCCGAACCTGGATGATACGCTGCAGATAGTGTTGCGCAAGATGCTGAAGAAAGATCCAACCACCAAGAAGAAAGCGTTGGTCGAGTTTACCGAGCTAATGAGCACGGTTGAGCTGGAAGTGGTGAAGGCGGTACTGCCCTTTTGGCCCCGGCTGTTTGTcaatctgtcgaccgatgccGAGCACCGGGTACGCGAAGCAACGCAGCAGGCACAGGCGGCAATCGTGGCCAGAGCCGGGAAGGAAATTGCTCCCTTCTTGAAGCAGCTTGCTCCGGCCTGGATTTCTTCGCAGTACGATACGTATGGGCCTGCCGCTAGTGCGGCGTTAAATTCGTTCAACAGTGCATTCCCTCCTGCCAAGGTGagcgatgtgtttgtgttttgtgagaACGAAATACTGGAGTACTACACGAAAAATCTAACCGTCCACACGGCCATCACGTTAAGCAATCCGAA ATCACATACGCCGGAAGAGTGTGAAAACAAGTACCAGCGTGTACTGATATCCAGCTTGCGAGGGTATGCCCTCTACCTTGGCCGAATTCCTCCCGAAACACTAAAGAAATCAGTCGAAAAGAATGCAAAGCTGCTCGAGAGTCCTAAATTCTGGACGTATCACAAGCATAAAACGTCCGCCATTCGAGCTGCTTGGTTTGAGGCCATTTCCGCACTGTTGCAGTACGCTCCGTTTCTGGTGGAACAGCACCAAGCACAGATAACGACGAGCGTGTTCCAATTTCTGGACGAAACCGATCCAACGGTCGTGACGCACGTCTGGAGCTCGATTGTGCTAATCCAGGCCAATCTGACGGGCTGGCACACCCATCTCAACTTCGACAAAGCCGTCTTTCCAAAGCTCTGGAAACTGCTGAAGAGTGGCGGTGCAGGTAATGCTGCCTGCGTCTATCCCCACATGCTTCCACTGGTTTCAGGATTTACGCGCGAAGTACTCGGCGAAGAACGGTTAGCCAAATTTTACAATCTTTTCTTCGAAAGTATGAACGAAGGTTTGCAGGCAGTACAATCGAGCCGTTCGGATGTTACCGCCATTTCGCAGGCATATTACGAAGCCTTCCAGTATGTGGTATTGCAAGCGTTGCGCGATGAAACCATGCCCGAGGCAGCACGTGAAGATTTCTGCATGAATCTGCTCGATCAACATCTTATCGGAGTGATTGCGTGGTGTATTACAAGTGAAGCTGCCCAAGGAAAGTATGTGTTTCAGAGTATGGCCAACTTGCTCGATCACTGGTGCCAACACAGTGCCACCCATCAGCTGTACGTCGTATTGCTCGAAACGTTCTGGGAGCGTTTGTATGGGGTCGTGAAGGAAAGCGTCCACTGCAAGGATAATGCGGCTAGTATCACCGACTCACACATAGAGCTGGTACAGAACTTACGTCGAACGTCACACAAGCGGGTGAAATTTGCGGTCGAAAATCCAAGCACGGATGCTGTGGACGGTGCGTCCTGTCCGCTTACTACCGGTGATCATGCGAATCGGTTCGAGAATCAATTGCAGTTGCTCGTCTATCGAATATGTCAGCTGTACATTGCCAAGATCAGTGTCGATCGCGATGAAGGATACACAATGCAGCTGGTGTATCTTGTACGGGCTTTCCAGTGTCGGGaactgtttgtgtttttggctCACGATAGTGAAAACATCAAGTGTCTGTTCGATACGTTTGCTCGGTGGTTGCAGGATGTCAAGCTGCAGTCTGAATACGTCGTTGAGCTGATCATGATCCTGTACAAATATCTCAGTGCAGAGGAACGGTTAGCGCTGCTGAACAAATGGATAAAg atgtCGAACAAAACCGTACAAAGCTGGATCATCCTCCGTGCACTCAGCCATCCACTGTGTCAAGAACCGAACATAAAGGTGTTCCTTGCACAGCCTGAAGTATCCAGCAATATTATAGAATGTGCTGTTGGTGTCGCAAACGGTAATACGAAAGAAAATATGATCCTGCtgcaaaaatgtttcttcGTCGCGAGCAACGGCGAAATACTGATCGATCCGGAAACATGTAGGAAAATTATCGAAACCGTCACAAACCCAGTACAGGACGCATCTAAGAAGGATCTGCACGATGGATGTATAAGCTTCCTCGCCCAAATCATGCCCGTCATTTGTAGTGACTCGAGGCTGACCGAACTGCACCGTACGCTGTTTTGTACGCTGTTCGATTTTACCGTACACAACGTAGTTAGTGCCGAGCTGTCGGAGGATACACTGTGGGAAGCAACAACGGCTTGGCAGGATGCCCTGTCCGGGGAAGACATTGAGCTCGACGACACTCTTGTCGCACGATGCATGAGTACGATTGACGATCGTTTGTGCACGCTGGTTGGCGCTGAGGATGGAACAGACGTACTGATGTTGCTGGagaaattaacaaaaattaCCGCCAAACTGATTGCTTGTGCCACCGAGTCGAACAAACACGACAAACCGAAACGTTACCAACAAATCAATGTGATGTTGAAGCAACTGTTCCAAAATCGAATGTCCGAAGTAAGCGACCAAACGGAAGAGCTTGCGCGTTTGGCAGAGTATATCGAGCTGCTCCAGGGACGGCTTACTACAAAGCAACTGAAGTTAAACACTTCGCCAACACTGTCCAGGGAGCAGTTTGTTGTAAGTATGAAGAATGCACTGATACGAGCACTCTGTTCGGTGGATATTGTGTTGAAGTTATCATGCAAAGCGAAACTTAAACCAACGTCAACAAAGAGCGAAAATACTGAAAAAATGGACGTTGATGAACCGCCTGCCAATGACGATATGGATGTGTGCGAGAGCAATGAGGATGAAAATGAAGAGCTGTGGATACTGCACACGTGGTCGGAGTTGATCTACGAGAAGGTACTGTCTGTGATATACTTGGCCACCGTTGGAGATACGGTGCTGTACAACACGGAACAG CTTGAATCCGTTGTTGAATGTTTAATACTCGCGGTGCAAGAGAAGCTATCGCTGCTGCTTAGAAACGTGAGATCCGAAGAAACATCGAATATCAAGCAGAAACTGTTTGCCTTGGCGAATCAACACGGTATGCTGTGGGCAAAGTGTCTGAACACGCTGCTAGTGATCGATCAGTACGCGGATGGGGAAAATGGACCCGTTTTATTATACGAGGACGCTTCAACCGTAGCTTACAACAGTGAGGAGCTCGTGGCGTACATTAACATCGTGCAG TGTTTGAGCGCCAAAATGAAACCCAAGTGTCTTCCGATCAGTCCAAATTTGTTCGAAAACTATTTCGACCTGATGGTTAAGCTTGCGTCCGCACGCTGTCTGATAGAGaaccatttttccaccaactACAACGAATCAAACGATAGGAAAATCATAGGCAATTGTTTAATTGTACTGCACGAGCTCATTACTAGACAAACGACCAATAAGATGTTGCTTTATAGTTG TGATCTTGCCCAAGCCGAGGAAAACAAGATCTTTCTCGATGTGGAGGTGGCTAACGTGCTAACGGTGGTGTTGCACCATTTTCCATCCGAGTTGAACATCCCGAAGTGGGATTTCATCCGCATTGCGCTAAGTTCGTGGACGCTTTCCGTCTCCAAAAGCTTCCTGCACTATCGAACTCACAAT ATATCGCTCTTCATAGCTGCTCTGTTTAGATTGTTTAGTGGATTGATGCAGTGCTTTGCCGTCGAGAGAAAACGCTCCACCGAACTGTTGACGAATGTGATCGAAGAGTGGGACAATGTGTTCGCTAAGGATGTAAATCTGGTACTGCTAAAGGCATTTATTGGAATTGTTAATGCGTTAG ATTGTCAACGAAAATcggatgaatattttattgaaagcATCTGCTCGTACGTAGAAGTAGTTGACTTTAACCACGTATTTAAG GCAAATAAAGTGGACTCCAAAACATCTCTAGACGATCTGATATCGTTTGCGCTCACAAACATTCGCCACTGGAATAAGCGAGTCCGGTACGCGGCAACTGCAATGCTGAAAGCGCTATCGATAGGACTCGTGGGGCGCGACCAGGAACAACTGCTTAAGCGTTCCGAATCCAccgatcaacagcagcaacagaccGGAGAAGAACCGGAGGACAATTGGCACCTTTTGCAGCGCTTCAAACTCCAGCTGGATGAATATCACGATTTGCTAGCCGATTTTGTAACCGATTTCCACTACAAACCGGCAGACGTGGAAGCGACGCAGTCTTCAGCAGAGTgtgaaaagcaacagaaaataaGATCGCACTGTCTGTCGTATCTGTTGCTGTGGGACTGTATTCTCGGTATCTGTGCCAAAGCGTCATCGGAGTTGCGATCCATTTACACTTCGTGGATCGCGCGCTATGAATTTGAAGAA CTTCTCCTGCCAGTGCTCTTCAAGCTGATGCCACCAGAAATACTGCGTAATCCGGATTCCTGTGCCGTTTACGGGCAGGCGATGTTTTCCAACTTGGAGTGGAATCAGATTAAAA ATCCGAGCACAAAACTCGAACGATACGCTTGTCATCTGTACGCGCAGACGCTGCGCCACCTGCCCGTCATCTTGCGCCGGTGGTTCAACGGATTAAACCATCGCTATTCAACGATTGTCAGCAAAATAACGGCCAACTCGGTGTCCAGTTTGCTGTGCCAGGAAGAGTTTCAGGCACTTATCGATCGCAAGGATCGGCAGGATAATATGCAGATCAAGGTGCATTCCGCTCTGCGACAGGTGATGGCCGTTTATTCGATCGACGAAGCAAAGATTGAGCTACACATTACACTACCTAGCAACTTTCCGCTCGGTGCGGTAACGGTGGAAGGTGGAAAGCAGATCGGAGGTCGGCTGCAGTCGCGGCAGGTCGTGATGCAACTATCGATCTTTTTGACGCATCAG AACGGATCTATTAACGACGGATTATCGCTGTGGAAGCGCAATTTGGATCGGAAGTTTGAGGGTGTTGAGGAGTGCTATGTATGTTACAGCGTTATCCATCAAGACACCTGCCAGCTGCCAAAGTTGTCCTGCAAAACGTGCAAGAAAAAGTTCCACGGCCCATGCTTGTACCGGTGGTTTAGCACGAGCAACAAATCGACATGCCCTATTTGTCGACATATTTTCTAA
- the LOC126561019 gene encoding chymotrypsin-2-like gives MRSIQIFTLCAALCISSAHFTPELDDANRRVVGGSDAAPGSFPYQVSLQGLFGHSCGGAIVDRQWVLTAAHCVQFSSPKLMKVLVGTTQLNAGGQRYGVEQFFTHSRYNTPKFHNDIALVKLNTTLEYSDFVQPIPYSERELPENATLRMTGWGLLSTIGPVPNNLQTIELKYVPYEECKRLLEDDVVDIGHVCTLTKEGEGVCFGDSGGPLAFEGKVVGVANFAVPCAKGFPDGFARVSYYHDWIRTTMANNS, from the exons ATGAGGTCCATCCAGATTTTCACTCTTTGCGCCGCTTTGTGTATCAGCTCAG CCCATTTTACGCCCGAACTCGATGATGCCAACCGTCGAGTTGTTGGTGGTTCCGATGCTGCCCCAGGTTCCTTTCCGTACCAGGTTTCTCTCCAAGGATTGTTCGGACATTCGTGTGGTGGCGCCATCGTTGACCGACAGTGGGTACTCACCGCTGCTCACTGTGTTCAATTTTCGTCACCAAAGCTGATGAAGGTTCTGGTGGGCACAACGCAGCTCAACGCTGGTGGTCAACGTTACGGGGTGGAACAGTTCTTCACGCACAGTCGGTACAACACACCGAAATTCCACAACGATATTGCACTGGTAAAGTTAAACACGACACTAGAGTACAGCGATTTCGTACAACCCATCCCGTACTCCGAACGCGAACTACCGGAAAATGCAACGCTTAGGATGACTGGCTGGGGATTGCTGTCTACGATCGGACCAGTTCCTAACAACCTTCAAACGATTGAATTGAAGTACGTACCGTACGAGGAATGTAAGCGTCTGCTCGAGGACGATGTAGTCGACATTGGACACGTGTGTACACTAACGAAGGAAGGAGAAGGTGTATGTTTT GGTGATTCTGGTGGACCGCTTGCTTTCGAAGGTAAGGTTGTGGGTGTCGCTAACTTTGCCGTCCCATGCGCCAAAGGTTTTCCGGATGGTTTTGCCCGCGTGTCATATTATCACGATTGGATTCGAACGACAATGGCCAATAATTCATAG